In the genome of Candidatus Hydrogenedentota bacterium, the window GTTCTACGTCATCCTTCTCGCGGGCTTCCTGTGTCTGTTTCGCGTTCTCCGGGGGCCAACGCCCGCAGACAGGCTTGTCGCCATCGACATCTTCGGAATCCTGATCGTCGGATGCTGTGCCATTTTCGCCGTGGGGACCGGCCAGTCCTGGTACATCGACATCGGTATCACGTGGGCGCTCATGAGCTTCATCGGAGCCTTGGCGCTCGCGAAATACCTCGAAGGGAGACCCCTGGATGATTGATATCGTGCACGTCGTGGGCATGGTGCTTATCGGCGGCGGCATCGCCTTCGACCTCTTCGGCTGCCTGGGGCTTGTCCGCTTGCCGGACGTATACAACCGCCTCCAGGCGGCAACAAAGTGCGTGACTCTGGGAACCTGCGGAATCCTGTTGGGCACATGTCTTATCGTGGGGCTGTCCGGCGGCGGGTGGCGCGCGCTCCTTTGCATCCTTTTCGTGGTTCTAACGGCCCCAGTGTCGGCCCACGCCATCGCCCGGGGCGCGCACCGCGCCGGCATCGCCCTCTGGGAAGGCAGCGTGGCCGATGCCTACCGCGAGGACCGCGATACCCTGGACGCAAAGCAACAGGTCGCGAGCGATACCGCGCCCGCGGCGTCCCAATCGGAGAACCGGACATGAAACTCCCCAAAGTCCGTGAACTGGGTGAGGCCGTCAAGGCCATCCTGCGAGGACCGTACACCTCGCCTTTCCCGAAGACGCCCCATGTTCCGCATCCCAACTTCCGCGGCCAGCCGAAATTCAACGCGGAAAAATGCCTCGGATGTCTCGCGTGCGAGGCCGCATGCCCCGTGAATGCCATCGTTCACGAGGACCGCGTCGGAACGGAAGGCCCCGTGCGGGTGATGGTTCATTACACCGACACATGCATCTTTTGCGGCCAGTGCGAAGCGGCGTGCATCGCGGACCATGAAGGTATCAAACTGTCGAATGACTGGGACCTCGCATTCTTTGACCGCAAGCAGGCCTTCGAGACCATTGAAAAGCCCCTGCAGGTGTGCGAGATGTGCGGCGTATCCGTCGCGGCCCGCGACCATCTCCTGTGGATCGCGGACCGCCTGGGCGAATTGACCTACTCGAATCCGACCCTCTACTTGTCCCGCATGAAAGGCCTGGGGCTTGCCGGCCCGAATCTCACCCCCTTCAGCGAGGAGACAAGCCGGGCCGACCGGTTCAAGATCCTGTGCGCACGGTGCAGACGTATAACCACGCTGAGCGACTAGCAATGCAACTGGTAGATGGACAAAAAGCTTCCGTACCGGCGGAGGATTCGCGCCGTCTGCTGACCGCCTTGATGAGCCCACGAACCGTTCTGGTGGGCGTGGGCAATGTTCTGCGGGGCGACGACGGCGCAGGGCCAGCCCTCGTCGATGCGATTCGAAACCGATGCCCCTGCGTGTGCATAGACGCCGGCCACGCACCCGAAAACCACCTGGGCCAAATTGTGAGGAGTCAGCCGGACACCATCATCTTCGCCGACGCGGTGGACATGCAGCTCGACCCCGGCCAATGGCGCCTGTTTCCAGCCCGGGAACTCGTGGGCGTCGGATTCCACACCCACACCATTCCGCTCGGACAGCTCCTTGACTTTCTCAGCGCGCGTACCGGGGCGCGCGCTTACGTCCTCGGCATTCAATCCGGTTCCGTCGCCCTGGGCGAACCTCTTTCGCGCGAAGTGAACGACTCCCTTCACGAAATCGCGGAAATTGCCGCTGACTCGTGTCTCTAAACCGAAGGGCTGTCTTCTTCGAGAGGCGCCGCGGTGGATTCCTCGAGCGCCGGGAAAACCAGCCGGAATATGCTTCCCACGCCGGCCGCGCTGTCCAACTCCACGCGCCCCCCGTGCAGGTCCACCACGCGCTTCACGATAAACAATCCAAGGCCGCTGCCGGGAACATTCCGCGTCCGATCCTTCCCCCGCGTGAGTCGTACAAATTCGCCAAACAGCCTCGGCCGGTCTTCTTCGGCGATGCC includes:
- a CDS encoding hydrogenase 3 maturation endopeptidase HyCI — encoded protein: MQLVDGQKASVPAEDSRRLLTALMSPRTVLVGVGNVLRGDDGAGPALVDAIRNRCPCVCIDAGHAPENHLGQIVRSQPDTIIFADAVDMQLDPGQWRLFPARELVGVGFHTHTIPLGQLLDFLSARTGARAYVLGIQSGSVALGEPLSREVNDSLHEIAEIAADSCL
- a CDS encoding cation:proton antiporter; the encoded protein is MRTISWILGAASLVAVVCWLMVYPPPLDLGPGAHYAPFVTRAFYVILLAGFLCLFRVLRGPTPADRLVAIDIFGILIVGCCAIFAVGTGQSWYIDIGITWALMSFIGALALAKYLEGRPLDD
- a CDS encoding 4Fe-4S binding protein, which encodes MKLPKVRELGEAVKAILRGPYTSPFPKTPHVPHPNFRGQPKFNAEKCLGCLACEAACPVNAIVHEDRVGTEGPVRVMVHYTDTCIFCGQCEAACIADHEGIKLSNDWDLAFFDRKQAFETIEKPLQVCEMCGVSVAARDHLLWIADRLGELTYSNPTLYLSRMKGLGLAGPNLTPFSEETSRADRFKILCARCRRITTLSD
- the mnhG gene encoding monovalent cation/H(+) antiporter subunit G — translated: MIDIVHVVGMVLIGGGIAFDLFGCLGLVRLPDVYNRLQAATKCVTLGTCGILLGTCLIVGLSGGGWRALLCILFVVLTAPVSAHAIARGAHRAGIALWEGSVADAYREDRDTLDAKQQVASDTAPAASQSENRT